A stretch of Chloracidobacterium validum DNA encodes these proteins:
- the scpB gene encoding SMC-Scp complex subunit ScpB yields MTLETLKAILETLIYTADEPLTRKQLGELLPEASPDAIEVALAALVADYANRGLVLREIAGGWQIATRPELSEYVRRYHRSRPSARLSLAALETLAVIAYKQPVTVPEILEIRGVSSSSAIKTLLDRKLITPKGRKECVGRPILYGTSKEFLLQFGLRDLSVLPSLEDLSELDAPAS; encoded by the coding sequence ATGACCCTGGAAACTTTGAAGGCGATTTTGGAAACTTTGATCTACACCGCGGATGAGCCGCTGACCCGCAAGCAGCTTGGCGAACTGCTCCCTGAAGCAAGCCCTGACGCTATCGAGGTTGCATTGGCTGCGTTGGTGGCTGACTATGCAAACCGTGGGCTGGTGTTACGCGAAATTGCCGGTGGGTGGCAGATTGCGACCCGCCCGGAACTGAGCGAGTACGTGCGCCGCTACCATCGCTCACGGCCATCTGCGCGGTTGTCGTTGGCGGCGCTCGAAACCTTGGCCGTGATTGCCTACAAACAGCCGGTGACGGTTCCTGAGATTCTCGAAATTCGTGGCGTGAGTTCTTCTTCGGCGATCAAGACCTTGCTTGACCGAAAGCTCATCACGCCCAAAGGGCGTAAGGAGTGTGTCGGGCGTCCGATTCTGTACGGCACATCGAAAGAGTTTCTCTTGCAGTTTGGGCTGAGGGACTTGAGTGTGTTACCTAGTCTAGAAGACCTATCTGAACTTGACGCTCCGGCTTCCTGA
- a CDS encoding acyl-CoA thioesterase, whose product MSEKRLLMTVLMSPDMANFSGHVHGGAMLRLLDQVAYACASRYSGSYVVTVSVDQVMFREPVHVGELVTFRASVNYTGTTSMEIGIRVEAENIRERTSRHVMTCYFTMVAVDEQGRPRKIPPVSVETEDDKRRWAAAQLRRQYRREIERHSLEIRQHPQDLMQEMLESHAVARHVAERLGSLPMGEQAGPRGTDS is encoded by the coding sequence ATGTCTGAGAAAAGATTACTAATGACGGTGTTGATGTCGCCAGACATGGCCAACTTTTCGGGCCACGTTCACGGCGGCGCGATGCTCCGGCTCCTCGACCAAGTGGCTTATGCCTGCGCCTCCCGTTACTCTGGAAGCTACGTCGTCACGGTGTCGGTGGACCAGGTGATGTTTCGTGAGCCAGTTCATGTGGGAGAGCTGGTGACGTTTCGGGCGTCGGTCAATTACACGGGAACGACGTCGATGGAAATCGGCATCCGTGTCGAGGCGGAAAACATTCGTGAGCGCACGTCGCGGCACGTTATGACGTGCTATTTCACGATGGTGGCGGTTGACGAACAGGGCCGGCCACGGAAAATTCCGCCTGTTTCGGTGGAAACCGAAGATGACAAGCGCCGCTGGGCGGCCGCCCAGCTCCGCCGGCAGTATCGCCGGGAAATCGAGCGGCATAGCCTGGAAATCCGCCAACATCCACAAGATTTGATGCAGGAGATGCTTGAATCTCACGCCGTCGCCCGCCATGTCGCCGAACGGCTTGGGAGCTTGCCCATGGGAGAGCAGGCCGGGCCTCGAGGAACGGATTCGTAA
- a CDS encoding pseudouridine synthase: protein MLERLQKIIAAAGLASRRESENWIQSGLVTVNGRVVDTLGAKADPDHDAIKVKGKLINPQLAGRKLVYYLLNKPKGYLSSLSDPEQRPLVTSLLPKDAPRVHPVGRLDFNTEGLLILTNDGALTNLVTKAGDHCPKVYHVKVKGSPSPDQLERLHRGLTIDGEFYQIARLTPINHTDHDNTWYELVLHEGKNNQIRRMFDAIGHSVVKLRRVAIGHLTDAGLPVGAVRELTEAEVRRFFSKRKIAPRVTTRKLGKPRPTGEAKSRQRDRLAATIGKTLGKPVRSTEPTPRRASNSAATGTRSEKAAATPGVTSRRSPTTGVRRVRQTPSRSAKTASRKTTSQKPRRRS, encoded by the coding sequence ATGCTCGAGCGGTTGCAAAAAATTATCGCCGCGGCCGGGCTGGCGTCGCGCCGTGAATCCGAGAACTGGATTCAGAGCGGGTTGGTGACGGTCAACGGGCGTGTCGTGGATACGTTGGGGGCCAAGGCCGACCCCGACCACGACGCCATCAAGGTCAAAGGCAAGCTCATCAACCCCCAACTCGCCGGCCGGAAGCTGGTGTATTACTTGCTCAATAAGCCAAAGGGCTACTTGTCCAGCCTGTCCGACCCTGAGCAGCGTCCATTGGTGACCAGCCTGCTGCCGAAAGATGCGCCACGGGTGCATCCGGTCGGGCGGCTCGATTTCAATACGGAAGGCCTGCTTATTCTGACCAACGATGGCGCGCTGACCAACCTCGTGACCAAAGCCGGCGACCACTGCCCAAAGGTCTATCACGTCAAGGTCAAGGGAAGCCCAAGCCCTGACCAGCTCGAGCGTCTGCACCGTGGCCTGACGATTGACGGCGAGTTTTACCAAATTGCCCGCCTGACGCCCATCAACCACACGGATCACGACAACACCTGGTACGAACTCGTGCTGCACGAGGGCAAAAACAACCAGATTCGACGGATGTTCGACGCCATCGGGCACTCCGTCGTCAAACTGCGGCGCGTGGCCATCGGGCATCTGACGGACGCCGGTCTGCCGGTTGGCGCGGTGCGGGAGTTGACCGAAGCCGAGGTGCGCCGCTTTTTCTCGAAGCGCAAGATCGCGCCCCGCGTGACGACGCGCAAACTCGGTAAGCCGCGCCCGACCGGAGAAGCCAAGTCCCGTCAACGCGACCGGCTGGCGGCCACCATTGGTAAAACCCTTGGCAAACCGGTCCGGTCCACTGAACCAACGCCGCGCCGCGCATCGAACTCGGCTGCAACGGGTACGCGAAGCGAGAAAGCTGCTGCTACGCCGGGCGTTACGTCCCGCAGGTCTCCAACAACCGGCGTGCGGCGGGTGCGCCAGACGCCATCGCGTTCGGCAAAAACCGCCTCTCGCAAGACAACCTCCCAGAAGCCACGGAGAAGGTCATGA
- a CDS encoding ATP-dependent 6-phosphofructokinase, which translates to MMLPSPEDLAICSLGECRFPSPLQLGAASGEYHGDFMSDAAKVRFHVELENLDTRPDDLFFERAGPRERLFFDPATVRAAIVTCGGLCPGINNVIRSVFLTLKYNYGVPEVYGIRYGYRGLNPAHGDGFIPMTHELVENIHLHGGTFLGSSRGPQPVEVMLDTLTARRIDMLFCVGGDGTQRGADALSQAARARGLPMAVVGIPKTIDNDIPYVFRSFGYGTAVEKAREVIAGAHAEAKGAPNGIVIVKLMGRNAGFIAAGATTASQEVNFAFIPELPFDLDPPNGFLAHLEKRVRDRGHAVVVVAEGAGQHLFGNLPVERDASGNIKHHDIGVYLRDRVIAYFRDRQIEANVKYIDPSYLIRSVPANCDDAQLSDRFARYAVHAAMAGKTDLLIGYWHGLFVHVPMRLVTSHKKQLSPKSSLWLSVLAATGQPALMVNPPTSDAGPA; encoded by the coding sequence ATGATGCTGCCAAGCCCCGAAGACCTTGCAATTTGTTCGCTGGGTGAGTGTCGTTTTCCATCCCCACTCCAGCTTGGCGCCGCATCGGGTGAGTACCACGGCGATTTCATGTCGGACGCTGCCAAGGTGCGCTTTCACGTCGAACTGGAAAACCTGGATACTCGTCCAGATGACTTGTTTTTCGAGCGCGCTGGCCCACGCGAGCGGCTCTTCTTCGACCCGGCCACCGTCCGGGCCGCGATTGTCACCTGTGGCGGGTTGTGTCCGGGCATCAATAACGTCATCCGGTCGGTTTTCCTGACGCTCAAGTACAACTACGGCGTCCCGGAGGTTTACGGCATCCGGTATGGCTACCGGGGATTGAATCCAGCCCACGGAGATGGATTCATTCCGATGACCCATGAGCTGGTGGAAAACATTCACCTGCACGGGGGGACGTTCCTGGGTTCGTCGCGTGGTCCGCAGCCGGTGGAGGTCATGCTCGACACCCTCACTGCGCGGCGCATTGATATGCTGTTTTGCGTCGGTGGCGACGGAACCCAGCGGGGCGCGGATGCGCTGTCGCAAGCCGCGCGCGCACGGGGCTTGCCAATGGCCGTCGTGGGCATTCCGAAAACGATAGACAACGACATCCCTTACGTGTTCCGCTCGTTTGGCTACGGCACGGCCGTTGAAAAGGCGCGCGAGGTGATTGCCGGCGCGCATGCCGAGGCCAAGGGCGCGCCCAACGGCATCGTCATCGTCAAGCTGATGGGGCGCAATGCCGGCTTCATCGCCGCCGGTGCTACCACCGCCAGTCAGGAAGTCAACTTTGCCTTCATTCCAGAGCTACCCTTCGACCTCGATCCGCCCAACGGCTTTCTTGCACATCTGGAAAAGCGCGTGCGTGACCGCGGCCACGCCGTGGTAGTGGTCGCAGAAGGCGCCGGTCAACACCTGTTTGGCAATTTACCGGTGGAGCGTGATGCCTCTGGCAACATCAAGCACCACGACATTGGGGTGTATTTGCGCGACCGCGTCATCGCCTACTTCCGCGACCGCCAGATCGAAGCCAACGTCAAGTACATCGATCCGAGCTACCTTATTCGGAGCGTCCCCGCCAACTGTGACGACGCCCAGTTGAGCGACCGCTTTGCCCGCTACGCCGTGCATGCGGCCATGGCTGGAAAGACCGATTTGCTAATCGGTTACTGGCACGGGCTGTTCGTCCACGTGCCCATGCGCTTGGTGACGAGCCACAAAAAACAGCTCTCCCCAAAAAGTAGTCTCTGGCTATCCGTCCTGGCCGCAACCGGGCAGCCGGCGCTGATGGTCAATCCCCCCACGTCGGACGCTGGACCCGCATGA
- a CDS encoding dihydroorotate dehydrogenase, whose protein sequence is MSDSPLAVTIAGLTFKNPVIPASGTFGYGLEFLPFFDLSRLGGFCTKGLSPSPLKGNPPPRIVETPAGMLNAIGLQNVGVRAFVAEKLPHLRAYDTHVIANVFGFSVEDFLEVVAALNDAEGVAAYELNISCPNVKEGGTQFGNDPVQAARVTEAVKRLARRPVIVKLSPNAPSIVEVARAVEQAGADAVSLINTFVGLAIDVHTHRPRLGFMTGGLSGPAIRPLAVRMVYEVSQAVRIPRIGMGGIATWMDALEFILAGATAVQIGTINYTEPQAALQIIDGLGAYCRERATTIAALVGAFRP, encoded by the coding sequence ATGAGCGACTCGCCCCTGGCCGTAACCATTGCCGGGCTGACCTTCAAAAATCCGGTCATACCGGCCAGTGGAACCTTTGGCTATGGGTTGGAGTTCCTGCCATTTTTTGACCTGTCACGGTTGGGTGGGTTTTGCACGAAGGGCTTGTCACCGTCGCCGCTCAAAGGCAATCCACCGCCGCGGATCGTCGAGACCCCGGCCGGGATGCTCAACGCGATCGGCCTGCAAAATGTCGGCGTCCGCGCGTTTGTCGCGGAGAAGCTACCCCACCTGCGCGCCTATGACACCCACGTGATTGCCAATGTCTTTGGTTTCTCCGTAGAAGATTTTTTGGAGGTGGTCGCCGCGCTCAATGATGCGGAAGGCGTCGCCGCGTACGAACTCAACATTTCCTGCCCAAACGTCAAGGAAGGCGGGACGCAGTTCGGCAACGATCCGGTCCAGGCGGCGCGCGTCACGGAAGCGGTCAAGCGCCTGGCGCGCCGGCCGGTGATTGTGAAGCTGTCGCCCAATGCGCCCAGCATCGTCGAGGTCGCCCGCGCCGTCGAACAGGCCGGTGCCGATGCCGTGTCGCTGATCAACACCTTCGTCGGGTTGGCAATTGATGTCCATACCCACCGACCACGCCTGGGGTTCATGACCGGCGGACTGTCGGGGCCGGCCATTCGTCCGCTGGCCGTTCGGATGGTGTATGAGGTGTCGCAGGCCGTGCGCATTCCACGCATCGGCATGGGCGGGATTGCCACCTGGATGGATGCTCTGGAGTTTATCCTGGCCGGGGCAACGGCCGTCCAAATCGGGACGATCAACTACACCGAGCCGCAGGCGGCCTTGCAGATCATTGACGGCCTGGGAGCCTATTGCCGCGAGCGCGCGACAACGATTGCGGCGCTGGTCGGTGCGTTCAGGCCGTAG
- the metH gene encoding methionine synthase, whose translation MIHSPAHLLEQILRERILVLDGAMGTMIQSYKLQEADYRGERFADHSHDLKGNNDLLCLTRPDIIEAIHLAYLAAGADIIETNSFNAQRISQADYGLEHLAYELNFAAAQCARRAVDAFLANDPSRPRFVAGALGPTNKTASISPDVNDPGARGTTFDELVSAYAEQAEGLLDGGADLLLPETTFDTLNLKAALFAIEEVFERRGKRVPVIASVTVADASGRTLSGQTVEAFLISVQHAPLLALGMNCGFGAAEMRPHVEELAEKSPFYLVCYPNAGLPNVFGGFDQTPDIMGELLRDFARHGWLNIVGGCCGTTPKHIAAIAAAVAGCAPRVRPTPERYTRLSGLEALVIRPETNFVNIGERTNVTGSAKFAELIRAERYEDALAVARQQVSNGAQVIDVNMDEGMLDAVSAMTRFLNLVVSDPDIARVPIMIDSSKFHVIEAGLKCVQGKCVVNSISLKEGEAVFIEQARLIRRYGAAVVVMAFDEVGQADTAARKIEICTRAYRILTEQVGFPPEDIIFDPNILAIATGIEEHANYAVDFIEATRVIKQTLPGCKVSGGVSNLSFAFRGNNVVREAMHSVFLYHAIRAGMDMGIVNAGQLAVYDEIPPDLLELVEDVVLNRRPDATERLLAFADSVKSAGKTTVKDEAWRHASVEERLKQALIKGNADYIEADVEEARQKYGAPLAVIEGPLMDGMNVVGDLFGAGKMFLPQVVKSARVMKKAVAVLLPYLEAEKKTATNGHGARKKVLLATVKGDVHDIGKNIVGVVLGCNNYDVIDLGVMQPCDVILAKAREHQVDVIGLSGLITPSLDEMVHVAKTMTEQGFDLPLLIGGATTSKLHTAVKIAPAYCGTTVHVLDASRAVGVVGALTSRDQRADFAAHNADEQATLRAEHQAKLDRKRLLSLAEARARGPRLRFDAETVAVPEQLGILTLDDVTLDALVPYIDWSPFFHTWELRGRYPKIFDDPVMGERARELFDDAQRLLERIIADKLLHPRGVIGLFPANAVGDDIELYADESRTETLALFHTLRQQVERTDGKPNVALADFVAPKDTGVADYVGGFAVTAGLGLDELCAAFDADHDDYGSILAKALADRLAEAFAELAHKRVRDLWGYGRTENLSRDDLIRERYRGIRPAPGYPASPDHTEKRTLFALLGAEENAGVRLTESCAMQPASSVSGLYFAHPEAHYFAVGWLGRDQIEDYAARKGWSVAEAERWLRPNLGYEEASAG comes from the coding sequence ATGATCCATTCACCTGCTCATTTGCTCGAACAAATCCTACGTGAACGCATTCTCGTCCTCGACGGCGCCATGGGGACGATGATCCAGTCTTACAAGCTCCAGGAAGCCGACTATCGCGGCGAACGATTTGCGGATCACAGCCATGACCTCAAAGGCAACAACGACCTGTTGTGCCTGACCCGGCCCGACATCATCGAGGCCATTCACCTGGCTTACCTCGCGGCCGGCGCGGACATCATCGAAACCAACAGTTTCAATGCCCAGCGGATTTCCCAGGCGGATTATGGCCTGGAGCATCTGGCCTACGAACTCAACTTCGCCGCGGCCCAGTGCGCGCGCCGCGCCGTGGACGCCTTTCTGGCAAACGACCCCTCACGCCCCCGCTTTGTCGCCGGGGCGCTTGGGCCGACCAACAAAACGGCTTCCATCTCGCCGGATGTCAACGACCCCGGCGCGCGGGGCACCACCTTCGATGAACTCGTGAGCGCCTATGCCGAACAGGCTGAAGGTCTGCTTGACGGTGGGGCTGACCTACTGTTGCCAGAAACCACCTTCGACACGCTCAACCTCAAGGCGGCGCTCTTTGCCATCGAGGAGGTGTTTGAGCGACGCGGGAAGCGGGTGCCGGTCATCGCTTCCGTCACCGTCGCCGACGCCAGTGGACGCACGCTTTCCGGGCAGACGGTCGAAGCCTTCCTCATCTCGGTGCAGCATGCGCCGTTGCTGGCGCTCGGCATGAACTGTGGTTTCGGCGCGGCGGAAATGCGCCCCCATGTCGAAGAACTGGCGGAAAAATCCCCGTTTTACCTGGTTTGCTACCCAAACGCCGGACTGCCCAACGTCTTTGGCGGCTTTGACCAAACGCCCGACATCATGGGTGAACTGCTGCGTGACTTTGCCCGCCACGGCTGGCTCAACATTGTCGGTGGCTGCTGTGGGACGACCCCCAAGCACATTGCCGCCATTGCCGCCGCCGTTGCCGGATGTGCGCCGCGCGTCCGGCCGACGCCAGAACGCTACACCCGCCTGAGCGGATTGGAAGCCCTGGTCATTCGGCCCGAAACCAACTTCGTCAACATTGGCGAGCGCACCAACGTCACCGGCTCGGCCAAGTTTGCCGAGTTGATTCGCGCCGAACGCTACGAAGACGCGCTGGCGGTTGCCCGTCAACAAGTGTCCAACGGGGCGCAGGTGATTGACGTCAACATGGACGAAGGCATGCTCGATGCCGTCAGCGCCATGACGCGCTTTTTGAATCTGGTCGTTTCAGACCCCGACATCGCGCGCGTCCCGATCATGATTGACAGCTCGAAGTTTCACGTCATCGAGGCCGGGCTGAAGTGTGTGCAGGGCAAGTGTGTGGTCAACTCGATCAGCCTCAAGGAAGGCGAAGCGGTGTTCATCGAACAGGCCCGCCTCATCCGCCGTTATGGGGCGGCCGTGGTCGTCATGGCGTTCGATGAGGTTGGGCAAGCCGACACCGCGGCGCGCAAGATCGAAATCTGTACCCGCGCTTACCGCATTCTTACCGAACAGGTTGGTTTCCCGCCGGAAGACATCATCTTCGACCCGAACATTCTCGCCATTGCCACCGGCATCGAAGAGCACGCCAACTACGCGGTGGACTTCATCGAGGCAACGCGGGTCATCAAGCAAACCCTGCCGGGATGTAAGGTTTCGGGCGGGGTGAGCAACTTGTCGTTCGCCTTTCGGGGCAACAACGTCGTCCGCGAAGCCATGCATTCGGTCTTTCTCTACCACGCCATCCGGGCCGGGATGGACATGGGGATCGTCAATGCCGGGCAACTGGCCGTCTATGACGAGATTCCGCCCGACCTGCTCGAACTCGTCGAGGATGTCGTTCTCAACCGTCGCCCGGACGCCACCGAACGGCTCCTGGCCTTTGCCGATTCGGTCAAAAGCGCGGGCAAAACGACCGTCAAGGATGAAGCGTGGCGGCACGCCAGCGTCGAAGAACGGCTCAAGCAGGCGCTCATCAAGGGCAACGCCGACTACATCGAAGCCGACGTCGAAGAAGCGCGCCAAAAGTACGGCGCGCCGCTCGCCGTCATCGAAGGGCCGCTCATGGATGGCATGAACGTCGTCGGCGACCTGTTCGGCGCGGGCAAGATGTTCCTGCCCCAGGTCGTCAAGTCGGCGCGGGTGATGAAAAAGGCCGTCGCCGTCCTGCTGCCCTACCTCGAAGCCGAGAAAAAAACAGCCACCAATGGCCACGGCGCGCGCAAGAAAGTCCTGCTCGCCACGGTCAAGGGCGACGTTCATGACATCGGCAAAAACATCGTTGGCGTCGTTCTGGGGTGCAACAACTACGACGTGATTGATCTGGGCGTGATGCAGCCCTGCGATGTCATTTTGGCCAAGGCGCGCGAACACCAGGTGGATGTCATCGGGCTGAGCGGCCTGATTACGCCCTCACTGGACGAGATGGTTCATGTGGCCAAGACGATGACCGAGCAGGGATTTGATCTGCCGCTCCTCATCGGCGGCGCGACGACTTCAAAGCTGCATACGGCTGTCAAGATTGCGCCGGCTTACTGCGGGACGACCGTTCATGTGCTCGATGCCTCGCGGGCGGTGGGCGTCGTCGGCGCGTTGACCAGCCGCGACCAGCGTGCCGACTTCGCCGCCCACAACGCCGACGAACAAGCCACGCTCCGCGCCGAGCATCAGGCAAAACTCGACCGCAAGCGCCTGCTGTCCCTGGCCGAAGCCCGGGCGCGGGGCCCCCGACTGCGTTTTGACGCGGAAACCGTGGCCGTCCCGGAACAGCTCGGCATCCTGACGCTCGATGACGTGACGCTGGATGCGCTCGTGCCGTACATTGACTGGTCGCCGTTTTTCCACACCTGGGAACTGCGCGGGCGCTATCCCAAAATCTTCGATGACCCGGTGATGGGCGAACGCGCGCGCGAACTCTTCGACGATGCCCAGCGCCTGCTGGAACGGATCATCGCGGACAAGCTACTCCACCCACGGGGCGTCATCGGTCTCTTTCCGGCCAACGCCGTCGGCGACGACATCGAACTCTACGCCGATGAAAGCCGAACCGAGACACTGGCGCTCTTTCATACGCTACGCCAGCAAGTCGAACGCACGGACGGCAAGCCGAACGTCGCGCTGGCGGATTTCGTCGCCCCGAAGGACACCGGCGTTGCCGACTACGTTGGAGGATTTGCCGTGACGGCCGGGCTGGGTCTGGATGAACTTTGCGCGGCGTTTGACGCCGACCATGACGACTACGGTTCAATCCTGGCCAAGGCCCTGGCCGACCGACTGGCGGAAGCCTTTGCCGAGCTGGCCCATAAGCGCGTCCGCGACCTGTGGGGCTACGGCCGGACCGAAAACCTCAGCCGTGACGACCTCATTCGGGAACGCTACCGCGGCATTCGCCCCGCGCCGGGATACCCGGCCTCGCCGGACCACACGGAAAAACGGACACTGTTCGCGCTGTTGGGCGCGGAGGAAAACGCCGGCGTTCGGTTGACGGAAAGCTGCGCCATGCAGCCGGCCAGTTCGGTGAGTGGGCTGTACTTCGCCCATCCTGAGGCCCACTACTTTGCCGTCGGCTGGCTAGGACGCGACCAAATTGAAGATTACGCTGCCCGCAAGGGATGGTCGGTTGCCGAAGCCGAACGGTGGCTGCGCCCCAACCTGGGCTACGAGGAGGCTTCAGCGGGCTGA
- the hemN gene encoding oxygen-independent coproporphyrinogen III oxidase yields the protein MTTKIESLLQKYSRPGPRYTSYPTVPVWSDRFGATDYQTALRELSETPDAQDLCLYVHLPFCAMACHYCGCNNAVTSKTEVVDAYLDRVAREINLVVDLLGRGRRVVQMHWGGGTPNTLTARQMERLVQLLGDAFDLDWRGEMSIEIDPRIASLAQLQHIRSLGFRRISLGVQDVDPQVQQAIGRHQPEALTKSIYAACRDVGFESINLDLVYGLPLQTSETFRQTVQAVLAMQPDRVALFNYAHVPKLRPKQRHIRTEDLPDVLTRFALFDEARQRLTSHDYVWVGMDHFARQGDELAVAVQERRLHRNFMGYTLRPASNLIAFGMSGISELTGFYAQNDAKLGRYQTTLDQGELPIARGHRLTPDDQRRRAAISHLMCNMELPLATLGEAFDAHAAHFQDMEADGLVDYTADRLVVTAVGRPFVRNICMTLDAYLKPGTSQPVFSKTL from the coding sequence ATGACGACGAAGATCGAAAGCCTCTTGCAAAAATATAGCCGCCCCGGGCCACGCTATACGAGTTACCCCACGGTTCCGGTCTGGAGTGACCGGTTTGGGGCGACGGACTACCAAACGGCGCTTCGTGAGTTGTCGGAAACGCCCGATGCGCAAGACCTGTGCTTGTACGTGCACTTGCCTTTTTGCGCGATGGCCTGCCATTACTGCGGATGCAACAACGCCGTCACCAGTAAGACCGAAGTCGTGGATGCTTACCTTGACCGGGTAGCGCGGGAAATCAATCTGGTGGTGGACCTCCTCGGTCGTGGACGGCGGGTCGTCCAGATGCACTGGGGCGGCGGAACGCCGAACACGCTAACCGCGCGTCAGATGGAACGGCTCGTGCAGTTGCTCGGCGATGCATTTGATCTGGACTGGCGCGGTGAGATGTCCATCGAGATTGATCCGCGGATTGCCTCGTTGGCTCAACTCCAACACATCCGGTCGCTTGGTTTCCGCCGCATTAGTCTGGGCGTACAAGACGTTGACCCGCAGGTTCAACAAGCGATCGGACGGCATCAACCGGAGGCGCTCACGAAAAGCATCTACGCGGCCTGCCGGGACGTGGGCTTTGAAAGCATCAACCTGGACTTGGTCTATGGCTTGCCACTCCAGACCAGTGAAACCTTCCGGCAGACGGTGCAGGCCGTCCTGGCGATGCAGCCAGACCGGGTAGCCCTGTTCAACTACGCGCATGTCCCCAAGCTGCGCCCCAAGCAACGCCACATCCGAACGGAAGACCTACCGGATGTCCTGACCCGATTTGCGCTGTTTGACGAAGCACGGCAGCGATTGACCAGCCACGACTACGTCTGGGTGGGCATGGATCACTTTGCCCGACAAGGCGATGAACTGGCCGTCGCAGTCCAGGAACGCCGACTGCACCGAAACTTCATGGGCTACACGCTGCGGCCGGCATCCAACCTGATTGCGTTTGGGATGAGCGGCATCAGTGAGTTGACCGGGTTTTACGCGCAGAATGACGCCAAACTGGGGCGCTATCAGACGACGCTCGATCAGGGCGAATTGCCCATCGCGCGCGGCCACCGGCTCACCCCGGATGACCAGCGTCGCCGCGCCGCCATCAGTCATTTGATGTGCAACATGGAGCTTCCACTGGCAACCCTTGGGGAAGCGTTCGACGCCCATGCGGCGCACTTCCAAGACATGGAAGCAGACGGATTGGTTGACTACACAGCCGACCGGCTTGTGGTGACGGCGGTGGGACGACCGTTTGTCCGCAATATCTGCATGACACTGGATGCCTACCTGAAACCTGGCACATCGCAACCGGTCTTCTCCAAAACACTTTGA